The following proteins are encoded in a genomic region of Mus caroli chromosome 18, CAROLI_EIJ_v1.1, whole genome shotgun sequence:
- the Ttr gene encoding transthyretin, translating to MASLRLFLLCLAGLVFVSEAGPAGAGESKCPLMVKVLDAVRGSPAVDVAVKVFKKTSEGSWEPFASGKTAESGELHGLTTDEKFVEGVYRVELDTKSYWKTLGISPFHEYADVVFTANDSGHRHYTIAALLSPYSYSTTAVVSNPQN from the exons ATGGCTTCCCTTCGACTGTTCCTCCTTTGCCTCGCTGGACTGGTATTTGTGTCTGAAGCTGGCCCTGCG GGTGCTGGAGAATCCAAATGTCCTCTGATGGTCAAAGTCCTGGATGCTGTCCGAGGCAGCCCTGCTGTAGATGTGGCCGTAAAAGTGTTCAAAAAGACCTCTGAGGGATcctgggagccctttgcctctgG GAAGACCGCTGAATCTGGAGAGCTACATGGGCTCACCACAGATGAGAAGTTCGTAGAAGGGGTGTACAGAGTAGAACTGGACACCAAATCGTACTGGAAGACACTTGGCATTTCCCCGTTCCACGAATACGCAGAT GTGGTTTTCACAGCCAATGACTCTGGCCATCGCCACTACACCATCGCAGCCCTGCTCAGCCCATACTCCTACAGCACCACGGCTGTCGTCAGCAACCCCCAGAATTGA